A segment of the Bradyrhizobium sp. CCBAU 53340 genome:
ACAGTCGTTCAGACGATCAGTACTTTGCGACGACCGGGCCGCCGAACTTGTAGTTCACACCGATCTTGGCGATCGAGAGCTTGTTCTTGACATCGACATTGGCGGTCGACGGCGCACCCGCCAGCCCGCTGAAATCCATCGCAATGCTCTTCTTGTCGAAGTCGATATAGTTGTACTCGATGAAGGCGCTCCAGTTATGATCGAAGGCGTATTCGGCGCCGAGCCCGAGCAACCAACCGACATTCGTGCTGTCCGCGCTCACCGAGAGCACACCGGGCACACTGAGCGTGTTGTTGGTGTGCATCCAAGCTGCACCGCCCTTCGCGTAGACCAGCGTACGATCAGCGACGACGCCGCCGATGCGGCCCGTGACAGTCGCCAGCCAGTCGCTCTTCGCGCTGCACGACAGAGCGCCGAGGCACGGCGCGGTGCCCTTCACGTCCATCCCGGTGATGTCCCCCTGGACGCCAAACACGGCCCAGCCGCTCTGCCAGTTGTAGCCAAACTGGCCACCACCCAGGAAGCCGCTACGGTCGTTCTGGCTCAGGACCACGCCGGCGGGAAGTCCTGGGACCGCGCCTGTGAAGGAGGTCACGGTGGATTCCGTCGTCCCCCAGCCGGCGCCGACATGACCACCGAGATAGAATCCGGTCCACGACCACACGGCGGCGGGAGCGTACGGGGCCTTGACGGCCAGGTCGGCAGCGAAGCTCAGACTGGTGGACGCAAGAAGGAGTGCAGCGGCGGCGAGTTTTGTTTTCATAATTTCACTTCCAAAATTTCCGGCCAACGGCCATTCACCCCCGGGTTGTACGGGCCGTGGAACCGAGGCGCCTAGTGCACGGCAGCAACACCTTCGTTGTTTCGTCACAACTCACACCAAAATTGCAGCGACACTTCTCAACGCGCGCACACACTCAATGAACAGCGCGCGCGATGGCGACAATGACAGCGTAAGTTTGCGCAAGCACGCGGCTTATCACGTCAAGAATGCGTCTGCTGCGTCTTGCTTCTCGCTGCTGAATCGTTGAACGAGACAACGCATCGCGACCACGGCCGCGGCAGCATCGAATCTCGCGATGGCAGGAAGAAGTGGCACCACTGCCGATCGCGTCATCGCAGAAGCGCGATGACGTCGATGCTGCAAGGCCTAGGGTTCGCCGATCCTGCCCGGCCAATTGCCATCGGCGACGTCCTTGCTCGCGAAATGGCATCCGGCCGCAACCGCGACCAGCGTAAAATTGACGCCAACTCTTAGGATGGGTTGAGCGCTTGCGAAACCCATCTTTTCTCGATCACAGCTCTTCGTAAGCCCGAGATAGCCCGCCGGCTACGGCAGCTTCCGCTTCGCCAGATTGACGGTGACGAAGCTTCCACCTGCAGCGAAGTTGCGAGGGTCCGCGGTCAAGTTGCAACGTTACTCCGCAACAAGAGCGATGAGTTCGCAAGAACTCAACCCTTCCCACAGGCTCTCGCGAGCAGAAGCGGCCCGACGGAAGCTTGTCCGCCAGGCCCTGCCGGATCAGGCGGCGGTGGAAGCTGTCTTGTTAATGCCCTTGCGCAACGCAACGGTATTGAGCTTGGTGTTCGCCGCCTTCTCTTCATTCAGGTTCGTGGTCAGGAAGCGCACGATATCGTCGTGGCCGAACTCCTCTGCCCAGGCGATCAAGGTGCCGTAGCGACATATCTCGTAGTGCTCGACAGCCTGCGCGTTGGCAACGATCGCCGCATCCAGCACCGCCTTGTCCTCGATCTCGCCGGCCGTCTCGTCGGCCTCCTTGATGAGCCCGTCGATGGCTGGGCATTGAGTGCCGCTTGGCGATTGGCCGAGTCTCTCGAAGACCTTTTCGAGACGCTCGATCTGCTTGTTGGTCTCCTCGAGATGGTTCTTGAGGCCCGTGGTCAGATCGCGGTTGGTCGCCTTCTCGATCATTTTCGGCAAGGCTTTGGTGATCTGCTGCTCGGCGTAATAGATATCCTGCAAGCCATGCAGCAGCAGGTCATCCATCGTTTTGATGTCTTCGTGAATAGTCCCATGACGTCGCTCCTCGAATTCAAACCGACGGAACGGCGGCGACAGGGCTCTGTTCCTCGCTGTTGCCGCTGCGGTGATCGCTCGCGCTCGTCATTGCCACCATCCTGACTTGCGGTGTTGGTCCATGTTTGTCTGATTTGCTCCGCCAGC
Coding sequences within it:
- a CDS encoding outer membrane protein, with product MKTKLAAAALLLASTSLSFAADLAVKAPYAPAAVWSWTGFYLGGHVGAGWGTTESTVTSFTGAVPGLPAGVVLSQNDRSGFLGGGQFGYNWQSGWAVFGVQGDITGMDVKGTAPCLGALSCSAKSDWLATVTGRIGGVVADRTLVYAKGGAAWMHTNNTLSVPGVLSVSADSTNVGWLLGLGAEYAFDHNWSAFIEYNYIDFDKKSIAMDFSGLAGAPSTANVDVKNKLSIAKIGVNYKFGGPVVAKY
- a CDS encoding ferritin-like domain-containing protein, with product MDDLLLHGLQDIYYAEQQITKALPKMIEKATNRDLTTGLKNHLEETNKQIERLEKVFERLGQSPSGTQCPAIDGLIKEADETAGEIEDKAVLDAAIVANAQAVEHYEICRYGTLIAWAEEFGHDDIVRFLTTNLNEEKAANTKLNTVALRKGINKTASTAA